The Poriferisphaera corsica DNA segment GTGTTGCATGTAACACCAAAAAAGGTGGGCGTACGCCGCAACAAGCGCATATGAAACTCATCACCAAACCCATCAAGCCCAAGAATCATCCGGTCATTTCAGTCAGACTTGGGCATGAAAAATATCAATCGTGGAAGCAATTCCTTGATCACGCATACTGGTCTGTTGAACTTAAGTAGTGCATGGTTTAATAGTCATACATCAACAAAGATAAAAATCTTCAAGACAATCATTGTGTTTTTAGCCATTGGTGCGCCTTTTGCGGCTAGTGATATCACATTAAGCCATACAGATGTTTCTTTGACGATTAAGCAATGGCTTTGATCGTTCAGAAAGTTTCATGAATATCTGATACGGCTGAAGGTTAGGTGATTCAACAATTGATCAATGTGATCACCGCCTGCTTCGAAACGATCTATTGGCCAACGATTCGGGTGCTTTCGCAAGGCACTCTAGAATGTACGATGCTGTTCGTATAATACAAAACAGCATTCCAAATCTCGCAACGTCCTCATAACCTTACTTCAGTGCCCATTTTCCTGTTATCCCCTATTTCTCAGTCTCTATTCATCCTCTCTTGACCAGCTAGACGATACCTTTTTCAGTTTCATGAACTGCTTTATTGCACAGGTATAACGTCATGTCCGATGCCCCGTCTGCACCAGAAAAACAACCTCACCCGCTACATCCCAAGCCAACTTCGCGCTCATGCTTTATGACCCTTGGTATCCTCATGCTCATCCTTGGCACCGCCGCCATTATTCTGCCTGGGTTCGGCACGATTGGGGCCACGATACTCATTGGTTGGCTCCTTCTTTTTTCTGGCCTGACCCAGATGATTCATGCCTACAAATCTCAGCATGGCTCACATCGAACATGGCACATGATCATCGGCCTACTCGGCATCATCGCTGGTTTACTCCTCCTCCTTGAGCCCATCCAAGGCGCATACGCAGTCACGCTTGTTCTTGCCTTTTATTTTCTTTTCATTGGCATCACACGCATCGGTATCTATAACAAAGTAAAACGTGCGCGTCGTGCAAAATGGATCGTCGCATCAGGCTTCGTCGATATCATCCTCGCCGCACTGATTATCCTGTTCTATCCATCTGATGTGCTATGGGTCCCAGCCCTCATCGTCGGCATCGACCTCATCTTCGCAGGCTGGTCTATGATCATGTTAGGTTCAATCCCGTTCGGCCTCATCGCTGATCTTACCGACCATAAACACTAAATAAACAACAGCTCGGCAACATCCGGGGACGCCGGGAGACGTGAAAAGGGTCAGCATAAGCTGACCCTTATTTTACGCATATTTATGAGTTCAAAGCGATTTTTTCCTCAATCGCCCCATCGCCATTAATGGGAAATAATGCCGGTACATATTGTAGTTAATCATAAAACCGCGCGCCAGTTCCCTTCCCTGATCCAACGTCCCGCCCTGCTTCTGAACATCTGTACGTTCACCAATTCCATAGCCTGGGAACCCTGTCCCCGTATAGTAAGGCTCGTCCCATGTTCCAGCCTCCTGCGTTCGTAGCAAATAGTCAACGCCAAGTTGAATGCTATTCCTGTACTGCGCCGCAGTTTCTAAGTTAGGTGTGATCGATTCCAGACACATCAATGCCCAGCCTGTCTGCGAAGCTGTGCTTGGCCCTGTCCCCCTCAGGCTGTCATCCATATACGATGCGCATGATTCGCCCCATCCTCCGTCTTCATTTTGATGTTCAATAATCCAACTCCCTGCTTTAAGTACATACTCGCTACCCATATCTTCACCTGCCGCCCTAAGCGCTGGTAAGACTGCCGCGGTTCCATAAATATGGTTAACGCCCCATCTCCCAAACCATGATCCCTCCGCCTCTTGTTCCGACTTGACGTAATCCATTGCCGCTTTTAATGCCGGATCATTTTCTTGCGTGTGTCCCAGCTCCGTCAACGCCTCAATGACATGGCATGTCACGTCAACCGATGGCGGATCTAACACTTCGCCAAAATCACAGAATGGGATCTTTGT contains these protein-coding regions:
- a CDS encoding HdeD family acid-resistance protein; amino-acid sequence: MSDAPSAPEKQPHPLHPKPTSRSCFMTLGILMLILGTAAIILPGFGTIGATILIGWLLLFSGLTQMIHAYKSQHGSHRTWHMIIGLLGIIAGLLLLLEPIQGAYAVTLVLAFYFLFIGITRIGIYNKVKRARRAKWIVASGFVDIILAALIILFYPSDVLWVPALIVGIDLIFAGWSMIMLGSIPFGLIADLTDHKH